The Parambassis ranga chromosome 14, fParRan2.1, whole genome shotgun sequence genome includes a window with the following:
- the LOC114446139 gene encoding 14-3-3 protein epsilon-like isoform X1 yields the protein MAERENLVYQAKLAEQAERYDEMVESMKKVASMDVELTVEERNLLSVAYKNVIGARRASWRIISSLEQKQEGKSEDKLKMIQEYRKTVEKELKSICNDILDVLDKHLILASVTGESKVFYYKMKGDYHRYLAEFATGNDRKEAAENSLVAYKAASDIAMIELPPTHPIRLGLALNFSVFYYEILNSPDRACRLAKEAFDNAIAELDTLSEESYKDSTLIMQLLRDNLTLWTSDVQGDGEEQSKEALQDAEEEAQ from the exons aaATGGTGGAGTCGATGAAGAAGGTGGCCAGTATGGACGTGGAGCTGACGGTGGAGGAGAGGAACCTGCTGTCCGTAGCGTACAAGAACGTGATCGGAGCCAGAAGAGCCTCCTGGAGGATAATCAGTAGCCTCGAACAGAAACAAGAAGGCAAAAGCGAAGACAAACTAAAGATGATCCAGGAGTACAGGAAAACG GTTGAGAAAGAGCTGAAATCAATCTGCAACGACATTCTGGATGTACTGGACAAGCACCTCATCTTAGCTTCTGTCACAGGAGAGTCTAAGGTTTTCTACTACAAAAT GAAGGGAGATTACCACAGGTACCTGGCAGAGTTTGCCACAGGCAACGACAGGAAGGAGGCAGCTGAGAACAGTTTGGTAGCGTACAAAGCTGCAAGCGACATCGCCATGATCGAACTCCCTCCAACACACCCCATTCGTCTCGGACTGGCCCTTAACTTTTCCGTTTTCTATTATGAAATCCTCAACTCGCCGGACCGTGCTTGCAG GTTGGCAAAGGAAGCATTTGACAATGCCATTGCAGAACTGGATACGCTGAGCGAGGAAAGCTATAAGGACTCAACACTTATCATGCAGTTGCTACGTGACAACTTGACACTATGGACCTCAGACGTGCAGGGAGACG GTGAAGAACAGAGCAAAGAAGCACTGCAGGATGCGGAGGAAGAGGCCCAGTGA
- the LOC114446139 gene encoding 14-3-3 protein epsilon-like isoform X2, translated as MAERENLVYQAKLAEQAERYDEMVESMKKVASMDVELTVEERNLLSVAYKNVIGARRASWRIISSLEQKQEGKSEDKLKMIQEYRKTVEKELKSICNDILDVLDKHLILASVTGESKVFYYKMKGDYHRYLAEFATGNDRKEAAENSLVAYKAASDIAMIELPPTHPIRLGLALNFSVFYYEILNSPDRACRLAKEAFDNAIAELDTLSEESYKDSTLIMQLLRDNLTLWTSDVQGDDS; from the exons aaATGGTGGAGTCGATGAAGAAGGTGGCCAGTATGGACGTGGAGCTGACGGTGGAGGAGAGGAACCTGCTGTCCGTAGCGTACAAGAACGTGATCGGAGCCAGAAGAGCCTCCTGGAGGATAATCAGTAGCCTCGAACAGAAACAAGAAGGCAAAAGCGAAGACAAACTAAAGATGATCCAGGAGTACAGGAAAACG GTTGAGAAAGAGCTGAAATCAATCTGCAACGACATTCTGGATGTACTGGACAAGCACCTCATCTTAGCTTCTGTCACAGGAGAGTCTAAGGTTTTCTACTACAAAAT GAAGGGAGATTACCACAGGTACCTGGCAGAGTTTGCCACAGGCAACGACAGGAAGGAGGCAGCTGAGAACAGTTTGGTAGCGTACAAAGCTGCAAGCGACATCGCCATGATCGAACTCCCTCCAACACACCCCATTCGTCTCGGACTGGCCCTTAACTTTTCCGTTTTCTATTATGAAATCCTCAACTCGCCGGACCGTGCTTGCAG GTTGGCAAAGGAAGCATTTGACAATGCCATTGCAGAACTGGATACGCTGAGCGAGGAAAGCTATAAGGACTCAACACTTATCATGCAGTTGCTACGTGACAACTTGACACTATGGACCTCAGACGTGCAGGGAGACG ATTCTTAA